Genomic window (Arthrobacter sp. StoSoilA2):
CTCCGTGGACCCGCTCCTTGGCGGGAACCAAGCGCTGGTGGAGTTGGTGGAGGCGGCGCATTCCCGGGGCATTCGTGTGATGGGTGACCTTACCGCCAACCACACGGGCGATGCACACGACTGGTTCGTGAAGGCTCTCGCCGATCCCGGCTCGGAGGAAGCGGGTTACTACTACTTCAGCGAGGACCATTCGACGTACGAGTCGTGGTGGGGTGTGCCGTCGCTGCCGAAACTTAACTGGTCTTCGGACGCCCTCCGGCGGCGTTTCGTGACGGACGAGGATTCGGTGGTTGCCCGGTGGCTCAAGCCGCCCTTCAACCTGGACGGCTGGAGGATAGACGTCGGCAATATGACCGGACGCCTTGGCTCCGTGGATCTGAATCACGAGGTTGCCCGGCTCATCGCCGAGCGGGTCCGTGAGATCAACCCGGATGCAGCTTTGTTGGCCGAGTCCACATCCGACGCCGCGCCGGACTTCACGGGTGAGCACTGGCACGGTGCCATGACCTACTCCAACCTCACCCGGCCACTGTGGTCCTGGCTTGCGGGGGATGCACCGCACGTAAACTTCTTCGGGTCGCCCCAGGCAGGACCCAACAAGATCGAGGCCGAAGCCTTCCTGGCCACCCATCTGGACCTCACTGCGGGATTTAGCTGGGGTGTGCGAAATAACACGATGAATGCGCTCAACACACACGACACCGCACGCGCAGCGACAGTAATGCTCGACGGCGGCCAGGAAGTTGGCGCGCTGCTCACCTTCACCCTGCCGGGCGTTCCTGTCCTGTTCGCGGGAGACGAGTTCGGCCTTGAAGGCTTCAACGGCGAGGACTCCAGGACGCCCATGCCGTGGGGCTGGCAGGAAGGAAAATCCGGCCGCCACCCCGTCAAGGATCTGCGCTCCTTCTACTCGGCTCTGGGGCAGCTCAGGAGTGGGCTGCCCGCACTCACCGAAGGCGGGCTCCGCTGGATTCATGCGGAGGCGGACGCCGTGGTATTCGTGCGTGAGACCACCGATTCTGCAGTCCTGGTCATGGCCGTCCGCGACTCCGCCCGGGTCCGCCTGGATAAGGCGGTTTTTTCCAAGCTGCAACTCGAATCGCTTTCCGACGCACCCCTGCACAGCTTTGGGAACATCACGACGAGCCGGGGGAGTGAGGGCGACGTACTGCTATGCGCGGACGGCATTTCTGCTGGTATCTGGTCCCTGCCCGGAACCTGCGTTCCTACGGTGGTCGGTGGCGCTGATTAGACTGGGAGCACTGAAAACTCTGCGAAGACTGCCGATTTGGCGTGTCCGCGGAGCTCATGTGTGAAGGGACCACCTTGTCGGACGAAACGGCTATGGCCGGAACAACAGAGGAAAGCATCAAAGGCCGCACTGTCGGCCGCCCGGAAGCCGTGCAAACGGACGCCGGCCACAGTGCCAGGCAGCGCGCGTTCTTGGAGAGCCTTGCCGGCGGACTCCGGGCCGGCCAGATCGCCGAAGACGAAGCCACCCGAAAGGTCTATTCCGTAGATCAAGGACCCTTGCTGGAACGGCATTTGCCGCTCGCCGTCGTCTGGGCCGAATCCGTGGAAGACGTCCAAAACATCGTCCGCAGTTGCGCAGCCTACCAGGTGCCAATCGTCGCGCGTGGTGCCGGAACGGGTGTTTCGGGAGGCGCACACGCCACCCAAGGCTGCATCGTGCTCAGCCTGGAACGTATGAACCGCATCCTGGACCTCAACCCCGACGACGAGACCGCCGTCGTCGAACCTGGCGTCATCAACGCCGAACTCAATGCCGCAGCCGCCGAACACGGGCTCATGTATGCGCCGGATCCGGCCAGCTACAAGATGTCCACCATCGGCGGCAACGTAGCCACCAACGCAGGTGGACTGCGCTGTGCAAAATACGGGGTGACACGGGATTCTGTGCTGGCCCTGGACGTTGTCCTGGCCGACGGTTCACTGCTCCACACCGGGCACCAAACGTTCAAGGGCGTTGCCGGATACGACCTCACGGCACTCCTGGTCGGCTCCGAAGGGACACTCGGAATCGTCGTGGGCGTGACGGTCCGCCTGAAGTACCTGCCACGCGAAATCCACACCATCGCCGCGTTCTACCAGGACTTCCGCAGCGCCGCCGCAGGCGTCCTGGCAGTAGGCAAAGCCCGGGTCCAGCCAGCCATCATGGAGCTCCTGGACAACGGAACACTCATCCAGCTCGATGAGATGAACGGCTCAGACCTGCAAACCCGCGGAAAATCCCTGCTGCTGATCCAAACAGACGGTTTTGGGGCAGCCGCGGAAGCCGACGTCGTCCGGCAAGTACTCGCCGAAGGCGGAGCCAAAGTCACCACCGAAGCCAGCGAAGAAGCCGAAATGCTCGTCGAACTACGCCGCAACAGCCGCGGCGTAGAAATGGACGACGAATTCAGGGTAGGCGAGGACATCGCTGTTCCACGCTCCAGGCTGGTGGACTTCGTGGCTGAACTCGAAGCCATGGCCGACCGCTTCCAGGTCCGCCTCAAAGTGGTGGCCCACGCTGGAGACGGAAACCTCCACCCCACGTTCTGGATGGACCGGGTAGACCCCGCTACAGACGCCGACGCCCTGGTACGCCTCAACGCTGCCCTTGATGAATCGATCCGGGTCGGCCTCGAAATGGGTGGCACGATTACCGGTGAGCACGGTGTGGGGCAGTACAAGCTCCGATGGCTCGGACTGGAGCAACCTGAGCCGGTGCGGGAACTGCAGCGGCGGATCAAGGAGTTGTTCGATCCTGCGGGGATTCTTAATCCGGGGAAGGCTATTTAGGGGTCTTTCGTCCGGCGGTGGTGGGCCGTGCGACGGGCCGGGTGTCAGGCCGGTTTGGCGGGGGTAGCGGGCCCGTATGGCGGGGAAGCGGGCCGCAGGGCCGAAACGCTCTGCGCGCTCGGTCGTTCCTCCCTTAGACGCGCGCTGCCGCGTTCCGGCCCTGCGGCCCTTTTGTTTCGCTCGCCACGCGCGCTGCCGCGTTTCGGCTCTGCGGCCCTGTCGTTCGGCTCGCCACGCGCGCTGCCCGCGTTCCAGCCCTGCGGCCATTTCGTTTCGCTCGCCACGCGCGCTGCCCGCGTTCCGGCGCTGCGGCCCTTTTTGCCACCCCATCTTCTTTCGGAACTGGTATTCCAAATAGTGATCCCTCATTTTCGCGTCGCATATATCGGGCGGTAATTGGTGGGTTTACTTTGAGCCGCGCTCCTCGTAGTCTTATTTGGTATACCAAATTTGCTATGAGGAGAATTGCGTGCGCGAGAAGCGTTTGGGGCTGGGTGGGCGGCGTTCTCGGGTGTCCCGTGTTGTGGTGTTGTTGGCTTTGGTGCTGGTTTCCGTCAATCTTCGGCC
Coding sequences:
- a CDS encoding FAD-binding protein; protein product: MAGTTEESIKGRTVGRPEAVQTDAGHSARQRAFLESLAGGLRAGQIAEDEATRKVYSVDQGPLLERHLPLAVVWAESVEDVQNIVRSCAAYQVPIVARGAGTGVSGGAHATQGCIVLSLERMNRILDLNPDDETAVVEPGVINAELNAAAAEHGLMYAPDPASYKMSTIGGNVATNAGGLRCAKYGVTRDSVLALDVVLADGSLLHTGHQTFKGVAGYDLTALLVGSEGTLGIVVGVTVRLKYLPREIHTIAAFYQDFRSAAAGVLAVGKARVQPAIMELLDNGTLIQLDEMNGSDLQTRGKSLLLIQTDGFGAAAEADVVRQVLAEGGAKVTTEASEEAEMLVELRRNSRGVEMDDEFRVGEDIAVPRSRLVDFVAELEAMADRFQVRLKVVAHAGDGNLHPTFWMDRVDPATDADALVRLNAALDESIRVGLEMGGTITGEHGVGQYKLRWLGLEQPEPVRELQRRIKELFDPAGILNPGKAI
- a CDS encoding glycoside hydrolase family 13 protein, whose protein sequence is MSLAVPHHDGSALYVSSHTPGRISLGEVVRLRLRVPQEWGSASRVWVRSVQDGEPRYDAAIRLGSIDGWVWWETAMLVANPVAKYRFLLEIEISSASGRHYRNLNAQGLFNRDVADSADFRLTTFAPAPQWLHQSTMYQVFPDRFARSAQADAHPLPDWAVGSSWDEAVVATGRETPIQFYGGDLPGITGKLDHLQELGIDVLYLTPFFPARSNHRYDASTFNSVDPLLGGNQALVELVEAAHSRGIRVMGDLTANHTGDAHDWFVKALADPGSEEAGYYYFSEDHSTYESWWGVPSLPKLNWSSDALRRRFVTDEDSVVARWLKPPFNLDGWRIDVGNMTGRLGSVDLNHEVARLIAERVREINPDAALLAESTSDAAPDFTGEHWHGAMTYSNLTRPLWSWLAGDAPHVNFFGSPQAGPNKIEAEAFLATHLDLTAGFSWGVRNNTMNALNTHDTARAATVMLDGGQEVGALLTFTLPGVPVLFAGDEFGLEGFNGEDSRTPMPWGWQEGKSGRHPVKDLRSFYSALGQLRSGLPALTEGGLRWIHAEADAVVFVRETTDSAVLVMAVRDSARVRLDKAVFSKLQLESLSDAPLHSFGNITTSRGSEGDVLLCADGISAGIWSLPGTCVPTVVGGAD